A portion of the Candidatus Binatia bacterium genome contains these proteins:
- a CDS encoding DnaJ family domain-containing protein, with product MERSFFQRVVEEKILEAQRAGAFDDLPGKGKPLQFDDQSWVPEDLRVAYHVLKNARVLPPEAELLKEIHTLEDLLKYVADEDERKVLAQSIQWKIIHLDILKRGSFSLETVRHYGAKLARRFSRR from the coding sequence ATGGAGAGGTCTTTCTTTCAGAGAGTGGTCGAGGAAAAAATTCTCGAGGCCCAGCGGGCCGGCGCGTTCGACGACCTGCCGGGGAAGGGAAAACCCCTGCAATTCGACGACCAGAGCTGGGTGCCGGAAGATTTGCGCGTCGCTTATCATGTCCTTAAAAACGCCCGCGTGCTGCCGCCCGAGGCCGAGCTGCTGAAAGAGATCCACACGCTCGAAGACTTGTTGAAGTACGTGGCGGACGAAGACGAGCGCAAGGTTCTGGCGCAGAGCATTCAATGGAAGATCATTCATCTCGACATTCTCAAGCGCGGCTCTTTCTCGCTGGAAACGGTGCGTCACTACGGCGCCAAACTCGCGCGCAGGTTTTCCCGCCGGTAA